From a region of the Nothobranchius furzeri strain GRZ-AD chromosome 12, NfurGRZ-RIMD1, whole genome shotgun sequence genome:
- the LOC107395426 gene encoding uncharacterized protein, whose translation MEKLTSALKTLNKNSGNSLETFNNYEETIPSVPGTPPRLGRLIKPKPNVSCRRKRQFISDEKKDASYWEKRRKNNEAAKRSREKRRLNDMVLENRVIALNDENVRLKTELLQLKLRFGLISTASYVEKSQKVGMGSSTDNGVSSNQYYSSGYSSGSQVMLNSDSSETEQSGHSEGHRQLVKYSPRGSLSDMSDGSSRDSPEPVPFGIKQEGDRLEMDIASGTTTQIMFNIHRGLTSVATSHQHQETDAAYQSQQQHQSHLVQQQSESHQELLTSITKVSHAPPSPPATQRSVILYGASSASCPGEALARSQEAGLRPASTPSTNSSLVCISQLQQSVTEGSKQVEGKTLDSPTLELSDSCDDAKERQAYRVCQLTHPEQQQYALDRSEPSAEQLGELLEEGRHSQLYHQLQQPHRSYLSAQDEGGPRGQGHQFPSSDKDTTSDCDDKEASTDNEESPSLSSFHHQRYSCILHPDSHLLQYQGWDPQGEVRGTALPHKLRLKHRAMSTGRCGQDSPATPPSSTPPPLPQHPYLSLSTLQNIKRESLEGACKQVASAEVTWKESKEQGAGGQRHTR comes from the coding sequence ATGGAAAAGCTCACTTCAGCGCTCAAAACACTCAACAAAAACTCAGGAAACAGCCTTGAAACGTTCAACAACTATGAAGAGACGATTCCTTCTGTCCCAGGGACGCCTCCCCGTCTGGGCCGTCTCATTAAACCCAAGCCAAATGTCTCCTGTAGGCGAAAGCGTCAGTTTATCTCTGATGAGAAAAAGGATGCCTCCTACTGGGAGAAAAGGCGCAAGAACAACGAGGCCGCCAAGCGCTCCAGGGAGAAAAGACGTCTCAATGACATGGTTTTGGAAAACCGTGTCATTGCACTGAACGACGAGAATGTGAGGCTCAAGACCGAGCTGCTGCAGCTGAAGTTGCGTTTTGGTCTGATTAGTACGGCCTCCTACGTAGAGAAGAGCCAGAAAGTGGGTATGGGCAGCAGCACGGACAACGGAGTCTCTTCTAATCAGTATTACTCCAGTGGTTACTCCAGTGGCTCTCAGGTGATGTTGAACTCTGATTCCTCAGAAACAGAGCAGTCGGGGCACAGTGAGGGTCACAGGCAGTTGGTGAAGTACTCTCCACGTGGTTCCCTGTCCGACATGTCTGATGGCTCCTCAAGAGACAGTCCTGAACCGGTCCCTTTTGGGATCAAACAAGAAGGTGACCGACTGGAGATGGACATCGCCAGTGGCACCACGACCCAGATAATGTTCAACATTCACCGTGGTCTGACCTCTGTAGCCACAAGCCACCAGCATCAGGAGACGGATGCTGCATACCAGAGCCAGCAGCAGCACCAAAGCCACCTTGTCCAGCAGCAGTCAGAATCACATCAGGAGCTCCTCACCTCCATCACAAAGGTCAGCCATGCTCCACCGAGTCCGCCTGCTACCCAAAGGAGTGTCATTTTATATGGAGCCAGCAGTGCCTCCTGCCCTGGGGAGGCCCTCGCCAGGTCCCAGGAAGCGGGTCTGCGGCCAGCATCAACGCCCAGCACCAACAGCAGCCTGGTCTGCATCAGCCAACTGCAGCAATCCGTCACAGAGGGCTCCAAGCAGGTGGAGGGGAAGACCTTAGACTCCCCCACACTTGAGCTGTCAGACAGCTGCGACGATGCCAAAGAGAGACAGGCGTACAGAGTTTGCCAGTTAACCCATCCAGAGCAGCAGCAGTATGCGCTGGACAGGAGCGAACCTTCTGCAGAGCAGctgggtgagctgctggaggaggGCAGACATTCTCAGTTGTACCACCAACTCCAGCAGCCTCACCGATCGTACCTCAGTGCACAAGACGAGGGTGGGCCCAGGGGGCAGGGCCACCAGTTTCCCTCCTCAGACAAGGACACAACAAGTGATTGTGACGACAAAGAGGCCTCCACCGACAATGAGGAGTCGCCGTCTTTAAGCAGTTTCCACCACCAGCGTTATTCTTGCATCCTCCATCCAGATTCTCACCTGCTTCAGTACCAAGGCTGGGATCCTCAGGGGGAGGTAAGGGGCACAGCCTTGCCCCACAAACTCAGACTCAAACACAGGGCCATGAGCACTGGGAGATGTGGCCAAGACTCCCCAGCCACTCCCCCCTCTAGTACGCCGCCTCCCCTTCCCCAGCATCCCTACTTGTCCCTCTCAACGCTGCAGAACATTAAACGAGAGAGCCTAGAAGGAGCTTGCAAGCAGGTAGCATCAGCGGAGGTGACATGGAAGGAGAGTAAGGAACAGGGGGCTGGTGGACAACGGCACACGCGGTGA
- the nfil3-6 gene encoding nuclear factor, interleukin 3 regulated, member 6, with protein sequence MVLEGPSGGVGDGSSFTDQAVSIMTSSSLLARSLLARTSAAKRKESPSAAARRKREFIPQDKKDESYWDKRRKNNEAAKRSREKRRVNDMVLESRVLALLEENARLRAELLALKFRFGLVKDAPQILPLTTAAPHTSHHHPHRGDGALRSSPASHHRSSRETGNLSEDSGFSTPGGSSVGSPVFFEDRLGDAGKFSPHRAEELGYDLHLSPSDVHHTAALSGGKLEHTEGMKNLPHKLRFKSPGGGEGGDDTSTTRRCSFFSNQKAHPEFPKEPSGEDTGAPGSWLQQLEGDEVRPDLCSSTPHYGLQPPPALRHSQVRYQQENTYLKSQLSSLSEEVAQLKKLFTEQLLPKRA encoded by the coding sequence ATGGTGCTGGAGGGGCCTTCCGGGGGGGTGGGGGACGGATCATCCTTCACTGATCAAGCTGTTTCCATcatgacctccagcagcctgctgGCACGCTCCCTGCTGGCTCGCACCTCCGCCGCCAAACGCAAAGAGAGTCCGTCTGCGGCGGCGCGGCGCAAGCGGGAGTTCATCCCCCAGGACAAGAAGGATGAAAGCTACTGGGACAAAAGGAGGAAGAACAACGAGGCAGCCAAGCGTTCCCGGGAGAAGCGGCGTGTCAACGACATGGTCCTGGAGAGCCGGGTGCTGGCGCTGCTGGAGGAGAACGCTCGGCTCAGAGCTGAGCTTCTGGCCCTCAAGTTCCGCTTTGGTTTGGTTAAAGATGCCCCACAGATCCTGCCACTCACCACGGCTGCTCCACACACGTCCCACCATCACCCCCACCGAGGAGACGGAGCTCTACGAAGCTCTCCAGCATCTCACCACAGAAGCTCCAGGGAGACCGGCAACCTCTCAGAGGACTCTGGCTTCTCCACTCCAGGTGGCTCCAGCGTCGGGAGCCCAGTCTTCTTTGAAGACCGGCTTGGAGATGCCGGAAAATTCTCACCTCATAGGGCAGAAGAACTAGGCTATGACCTCCAcctgtctccttctgatgtcCACCACACCGCAGCACTTAGTGGAGGGAAGCTGGAGCACACAGAGGGGATGAAAAACCTCCCTCACAAGCTGCGCTTTAAAAGCCCTGGAGGCGGCGAGGGAGGGGACGACACCAGCACCACCAGGCGCTGCTCCTTCTTCTCCAATCAGAAGGCTCACCCAGAGTTCCCCAAAGAGCCGAGTGGAGAAGACACGGGAGCTCCAGGCTCCTGGCTCCAGCAGCTGGAGGGGGACGAGGTCAGACCTGActtgtgttcctccaccccccACTATGGCCTCCAGCCTCCCCCGGCGCTCAGACACAGCCAGGTCCGGTACCAGCAGGAGAACACCTACCTAAAGTCTCAGCTCAGCTCCCTCAGCGAGGAGGTGGCCCAGCTGAAGAAGCTTTTCACCGAGCAGCTTCTGCCCAAGAGAGCCTGA